A window of Oryza glaberrima chromosome 2, OglaRS2, whole genome shotgun sequence genomic DNA:
AACTCCATGTTCAGCTTAATCTCACTTCTCACATCACTATACActacagaaaaaaatatatttctatatgtaatAATTCCTATGTACTACTATGCTACTAGTATGTGTCTCAATTGGTTGAGATGTCGGCGAATTGGGGTTtatcggtggtggtggtggttgtcgccggcgcggtcgccggcCATGGAGACGGCGGAGAGGCGGCTggggcgggggcggagcccgGCGACGCGTCTCCGGTGCTGCGCCTGCtgcgcggcgggggaggggcggaTGGTGGCGGCGAGAGCCCTCCGCGCCCACTGGCCGCTCTCCACGGCGCCGATCCGCACCAGCGCGCTGCCGCCCatccgcctcgcgccgccaaGCCTGACGGCGCCGCCCGAGGCCGGCGGgctggtcggcgacggcggggaggatggcgccgccgccgccttgtggTGAACGCTCCGCTTCTGCTCCTTGTGGAGGCTGCACCGGAACGACCCCGGGTGGTTGGTCGGCGAGCACATGCAGGAGCGGCGGCTCACGGACGAGACGCTGACGGACGCgcgtgctccgccgccggcgagcttgacGCGCGTCGGGGAGGCGGAGCGGTAGTgcgcggcggagaggacggGCCCGCTCGGCCGCCTCGtggccgtcgccgctgccgccatgggAGATCGCCGGAGTCGGGTGGATTGGGGAGCAGTGGcgacgagaggaggagagggcggtTTTTGTGCTTCCGGGTTGGTGGTTTTGGCAAACTGAGCGGAAATGGTTTTGGCGGTTATTTATAGGGACTGGTTGGGGCAATTCCGTAATTTACTGCCGGTTGGGGGGTGGGCCCGGAGAACTGGTCCGGGCAGGTGTCAAGGAATGGTGGTTAGGTCAGGTTAACTAACTGTAGTTAATAAAGCTGTGTGCGTTGGGCCCCACATGCAGCACACCGAAAGGCTTTCTCCAACCGGTCCCACATTCGAGGTAGGATTCCAAACTTCTTGTTTCATTGCATTCGTCCCATAATCGTGTATTTCCGAATCTAATGTTTAAGCGTCCGTCCCgtttaaaaagtttataaaaagggtatagctatatttatggcgccatattttttatcaaaaaatagtcagtatgtatttacaatgtaagtctcaaaattacatatgtaattactaaaattacatatgtaaattcgaaaattacatactaattacatatgtaagtgtggtgtaaatgaggtgtaactactgtgtaagtggcggaaaaaaaatcgactatagcatatggcgccatatttctagcaactccgtataaaaattaaaaaatcacATATGAAATACTATTcatttttatcatctaataataagaaaaatattaattattttttaaataagatggatggtcaaatattggacacggaaatcacaattgtatttatattgggacgaaggtagtatttCTCAGGCTGCATTTCAAGAGAACAATAGTTTGGCAGCATACTTTTGTTGGGTCGAATTTGTAgagatttgaatttgatttgcaCAGAAACAGAAACAGAAACAGAAACAGTAGTAACACGTTTGCATATTCAGTTGCGATGAGTGTATGTGTGGGAGACCACGTGTAAGATTCGGCCGGAGTTTGCTGTACCCAACGGCTCGATTCATTCCAGTGTGCAGAGCCCACCGATtgaatcttcttcttcttcttcttctttcatcCATTTGCATGTTGGGTAGATAGATGCATGGGTCGGGTCGGCCAGAATGAGCTAGCTACTCGCGTTAAAGGCGGGAAGTGGGCAAATGGCCTACCTGACGTGACAcgccaaccaaccaaccaaacgaTCGATCTATCGATGGATCGAGCCCATAGAATTGATCCAGTTTTGTGTTGCCGCGCGTGGAATCCGGCATGGTAGCGGTCCCTGGCATTTGCCAGTAGGATATAGGGCCCCGCTGTGTAGTGTGACTGATAATGAGTGCTacatccgtcccattttaaatgcagttgtgggtttcgtattcaacgtttaaccgttcatattaaatttataaaaaaaattttaaaaaataattacatataaagtattattcatattttatcatctaataacaataaaaatattaatgatgaaaatttttaaataagatggatgattAAAAAGTTGGACATGAACATTATAAAACTATGATCTTTTaaagacggaggtagtactattgTGTTCATTACACGTCGAGATCCAATTTGGTGTCCAAGGCAAGCTGTGTGGGTTTTGTTGCCAGTAGTAGAGAGGAAGGGTGAGTTGAGACGTTGCTTTTTTATCCGCTTTCATGGGGTGAGTGTGTGTCAGTGTGTGTGGAGTCCGTGGAAAGAAAGCGTTGCGTACATGGGCGATGGCTCCATCGCTGATGCACCGCGTTCTG
This region includes:
- the LOC127763563 gene encoding uncharacterized protein LOC127763563 is translated as MAAAATATRRPSGPVLSAAHYRSASPTRVKLAGGGARASVSVSSVSRRSCMCSPTNHPGSFRCSLHKEQKRSVHHKAAAAPSSPPSPTSPPASGGAVRLGGARRMGGSALVRIGAVESGQWARRALAATIRPSPAAQQAQHRRRVAGLRPRPSRLSAVSMAGDRAGDNHHHHR